The genomic window CTTCATTAACTGCTATATTTTTTTCTCGAGAAAGATAAACAAAATCTTCTCCAGCATCAGTTATGGTCTGAAATTCATGAGAAAATTGTGTAAATGCGCCTCCTGAAGCAAAGGTAAAAAATGTATCTTCCCCTATTCCTACACGTTGAAATATTCGCTGATATGCAGCAACAACTGATTGATAAAATACTTGATGTTCTTCTTCACTTCGAGAATACGAGTAAAGATCCTTCATGAGAAATTCACGACCCCTCATAATTCCAGATTTTGCTCGAAGTTCATTACGAAGTTTTGTCTGAAATTGATAAACAGAAACAGGGAGATCTCGAAAACTTTCAAGAGAATGCGTCATCATCTTCGTAATTGGCTCCTCATGAGACCAACCAAAACCAATTTCAACATTATTTTTTAGTCGAGACTTAAACCAAACATCAACCTTTTCATCATCCCATCGATTCGTTTCTTCCCAAAGCTCCTTTCTTTGTAATGACGTCATAAGAAGCTCTTGTGAGCCCAAAGAATTCATTTCTTCTCGAACTATTTTTTTTATACGTTCAATAACACGAAGACCCAAAGGCAAAAGAGCATAAACTCCTGCCATTTCTTTATGAATATATCCAGCTCGAATAAGAATTTGAGCATTTTTTGATATTTCATCTTTGGGAAATTCTCTCTGCACTTTGGTAAACAATTGTGATTGACGCATAAAAAATTATTTTTTAAGAAAACAGTTTTCCTATTATATCAAACCGTATAAAATCAAAAAAGGTAACAATCACCATAAGAAGAAGGAGAAGTACAAAACCAACAGTATGTGTTATTTGTTCAAATTTTTGACTTACAGGAGAACCTTTAATCATTTCAAGTATAATAAAAAGGACTCTTCCTCCATCTAAAGCAGGTATAGGGAGAATATTGATAATACCTAAATTAACACTAAGAATAGCTGCAAATTGCAAAACATATACAAAACCAAGATCAGCAACTTGTTTCGTATAAAAAGCGATTCCTACTGGTCCAGCTATATCAGCAGGAGCAGATCCTGTTGTAACTAATGTTTTCAAAAGACCCCCAAAAGCTACTAAGATAGCTCCAATAAGCGTAAAGACCATCATGAATGCTTTGCCAATAGCTTCGTACCAAGGATAAGAAATAATTTTTGTTCGTGCTAATTCTATACCCAAGGCACCTTGTCCTTCTGGAGCGTGTTCTCTGGGAACACCTTTAAATTGGATATCTGTTTCTCCTCGTTTTATCCAAAATTTTATCTCTTTACCCTTATTTTTATTAATATACTCTTGTACATCATTTGCGTTATTTACAGCAACCCAAGGGATTCCTTCTGTATAGCGAAGCCCTTTCACAACATCTCCAATTCGAAGGCCCATTTTCTCAGCAGGACTTTCTGGAGAAACATTACTGATCTGAACAACTGCACCTTCTACATTTTTCGCATCATCAGGAACTGACTGTGGCGTTCCTACCATGTACACAAAAGAAAAAATAAGCCAAGCCAAAAAGAAATTCATACTTACTCCTGCAACAAGAACAGCAATACGAACCAATGCTGGTTTAGCTGTAAAACTATCAGGATCTTTTTCTTCACCTCCATCTTCACCTTTAATACGAACAAATCCTCCCAAAGGAATCCAGTTGAGCGAATAAATAGTCTGTGAAAGTTTATTTACTTTCGGACCGACAAAAGTCCATTTTCCAGTTTTAGGATTTTTAACAACTCCAATTGCTCGAGGAGGAAATCCAAAACCAAACTCATGAACACGCATTCCGAATTTTCTTGCCACTACGAAATGTCCTAATTCGTGAACGAAAACCAGAATACTCAAAATGATTAAAAAAAGAATAATAATCGTGAACATATTAATTGTATTTATCTATTAAGGAAATTCTGAATTTCATATATTATACTGTCATAACTTCTTTTTCTTTTTCCGAGCGAATAGATTCTATTTTTTGATTATATTCATCTACATATTTTTGAATATCCTTTCTTTGAGAAAATTTTTCATCCTCGGAAATTTCTCCGGACTCTTCTTTGGAATCCACACCTCGAAGATAATTCTCGCGAATGGTTCGCACTCGGATCCTCGCCTCTTCAGCTTTTACATTAACCTTTTTAACTAAATCTTTTCGAGTCTCTTCATTTAATGTTGGGAGAATGAGGCGTATAGTATTTCCATCATTAAGCGGAGTTATACCAACATCACTATTACGAACAGCTTTTTCTATAGAAGCAAGAACTTGTTTATCCCAAGGAGAAATAGCAATAGTCCTTGGTTCAGGAACTGAGATAGTTGCTAATTGATTCAAAGGAGTTAAAGAGCCATAAGCATCGACTCGTAAATCTTGTACCAAGGAAGCATTCGCTCTTCCTGTTCGAATTTTAGCAAACTCCTCTCGGGCAAATACAATAACACCCTCACATTCTTTCAAAAAATCATTATTCATAAGGATTATTTTTAAACTTGATTGATCAGTATACTCATATTTCAAGGAAAAATCAAAATGAACGAAATGCTACATAAATCGATCCCTGATTTGCAGGATCAAATCCAATAAAAACAGGCATTGCTTTGGTATCTAATTGAAATGTTTGCCAGCTTTCTCCCCTATTAGTACTTTTATAAATAACACTTCCGGCTCCAAAAATTATTTCCTCCGAAGAAAATGGGTTAATGGCAACAGCTCGAATTATTTCTTTCGAAACACTTTCAATAATATTCACAGATTCCCAGGTCATACCATAATCAATCGAACGAAAAAGTCCATTTCCCGTTCCGACATATACTGTTCCAGAACGATTTGGATCTACTGCCAAAGAATAAGCTTTCTCAGAAGCAAGAGAAGTTTTTTTCTTTTCTTCATTAGAAGCCCTATTTTGTTGATCTTTTTCAATAAATGTTCTCCCTCCATCCCTACTTACCTTTATATCATTTTCAAAAAGAAGTACATACAAAACATCAGGGTTTGTATTATCAAACTCTAATTGCATAACTGGTGATGAGAAAGTATGAATATTTTTCCAAGTTACCCCAGCATCTTCACTTTGTATAACAATACCTTCACTTGTTGATGCATAGATTATATTTGGTCTTTTTGGGTGAATAGCAAGGGAAAGAATAACAGAATCTCCAGCAGGTTCTGTGTAAATTTCTTTCCATTCTTTACCTCCGTCTGAGCTTTTGTATATTTTTGCTCGACCCTCCAAAACACCACTAACATACATCAAAGGATTTTCTAAAGCACCAACTTCAAAAACTTCCAATCCATAAAGTTTTATAGGAGGAAAACTAATATTTTCCCACCCATCACCAAGTTCAGTTTTTTTAAATAAACCATTTTTCTCAGTACCTATATAGAGAGATCTTCCCAAAGAACGAGAAAATTGCATTGAAAAAATATTTATATTCTTAATATTTCCTCCTCCAGTAGTAGAGATAAAAGGTTCGTAAGTAATTCCGTTATCCACAGATCGAGCCACACCACCAGAAAGATTCTGTATCTTATACGAAGTAACAGTCTCTTCTTTTTCATCATTGGATGATGAAAAACAACCCGATAAAAAGAATACAAGCACCATGACTCCCAAAAAGGAAAATAAATTTCGGATCATATTTTTTATTCCTATAAAAACTATATATTATTTCCTTAAAGGTATCACAAAATCTAAAAAAAGAAAAAGCGCCTCTTTACAAAAGAAGCGCTTTTTCTAAAAAACAGTATTTATTTAAGATCAGCTGTTCCTCCTGCAGCTTCAATCTTTTTCTTCATTTCTTCTGCTTCTTCTTTTTTCACAGACTCTTTGATCACTTTAGGAGAAGCGTCAACAAGATCTTTTGCTTCTTTAAGACCAAGACCTGTTATTTCTCGAACTACTTTAATAACAGCAATTTTTTGTGCACCAGCTGAAGTAAGTTCGATGTCAAATTCAGTCTTTTCTTCAACAACAGCAGCTTCACCAGCGCCAGCAACCATAGCTACAGCCATAGGAGCAGAAGCACTTACACCAAATTTCTTTTCTAAAACTTTTACCAATTCAGAAAGATCCAAAACACTCATAGATTCAATTTCAGAAACTAATTTCTGAAACTTTGCTGGAACGATAACTTCTTCTTCGGAATCTTTTACCTCTTCTTGTACTTTACTCATATAGATATTTCTTAACTTATATTACTAATTTTAATTACATTTACGATTTCTGCTCAGCAATAGCCTTGAGAGCCAAAACAAATGAACGGCTCGTTCCCGAAAGAACTCCAACAAATTGAGAAACCGGAGCGTTTATAGATCCGACTAATCTTGCCAAAAGCTCTTGCTTAGATGGGATTTTCGCTAAAGCGACAACATCTTCCTGATTCAATGCTTTTCCTTCCAAAATTCCGCCGACCAACGAAATTTTATCTCCTTTCTTCGAAAAATCATAGAGCACCTTTGCTGCAGAAATCTCATCTTCCAGTGAAAAAGCAATTCCAAATTGACCCTTAAAATCAAGAACAGAAATATTCAAACCAGCCTCTTTAATCGATCGGTTGAAGAGCTTCTTCTTCATAACTCGATACTCGACTCCCGATTTTCGAAGATCTTTCTTCATTATATCCGCATCAGAAACACTTAGACCTTGAAAATCTACGAAAATCAAAGACTTAGACTTTTTTACAGCCTCAGAAACTTCACGAACAAGCACTTCTTTTTGTTGTCGTGTCATCATAAGCGCGTTACCCTTAAAAATAAAAACACCCTCTTTTCCATGAGGATGTTGTTTGTCAAAAAGACTTTCAACTCCTCGGCGGGACTTATATTCACAAAAATTGTGAAAGCCCACTATCATTGGAAATGATTTTCTATCAAAAAATATAATTATTCAAAATACAGGAATCTTCTCTCGATATCTCTTCTTCTGCAACGTTTTAATCTTCAAACTCTATACACTTTTTGCAGGAGCGCTATTCTCTACAGTTTCAGCAGGAACCTCTTCAGACTTAGGACGTTCTATGGACAAAGATCGTTTTTTTCCTTCGATTATTTTCTGAGAAACTAAAAGATTATGAACACTATCACTACACTGAGCTCCATTCTTTATCCAATGCATAATTCTTTCATTTTTGAAAACACCTTCCTTTTTGTGGGGATTCCAACTTCCCACAACTTCTACATGACGACCCCCAGGAGCAATGGCTTGTTCTTGGACAACCAAACGAAAAAATGATTGGCTTTTTCTTCCGGTACGATTAAATCGAATAATCAACATAACACCTATTATAATTACGGAGTACAATAAAAAAGAAAGTTCTCTAGAACCTTATATGGAAGGATTCTACACAAAACGTTCCAATGAGTCAAGTGTTTCTATTTCAAAACAACTCCCTATTCCACAGAAATAATTTTATACACTACTTTTCCAGATGGTGTATCCACGGAAACCAACTCACCTTCGCTTTTCCCTTCAAAGGCTCTTCCAATAGGAGATTCATTTGATATCTTTCCAGAAGCAGGATCAGCTTCATTAGTTCCAACAATACGAAATGTCATAGCCGTTCCCGTATCCTCTCTTTTTACCGTAAGTGTAGATCCAAAACTAACATTAGATCCATCCCCTTTTTGATCAACAACCCTTACTGTTTTCATCATCATTTCAAGCTCAATTATACGAGCTTCATTCTCAGATTGACGTTGACGAGCAGCTGCATATTCAGCATTCTCACTCAAGTCCCCTTGTTCTTTCGCTTCTTTTATCGCAACAGCGATCTCTTTTCGAAGCGTAGTCTTTCGCTCATTAAGTTCTTTTCGAATTTTCTCTAATCCTTCTTGTGTAATAAATCTATCAGTCATATATAAACTTCTTTTCTTTTTTAATATAACCAAAAAATGAGCCCAAAAACAGCCTTATGTTACCTGAACACCACCACCCTGTCAAATATTTTTCTTCTATCTTTTTATAAAGCACAAAAATAAGATTTTTTTTGGAATATTTGTTTCCAAACTAAAAAAAACACAATAAAAATTTATTCGTATTTCCAAGATACTATCAAAAACAAAACGAGCATCAAAGGATTTATTTTAGTTTTATCAGTATTAAAAAATGTGATCAAATCTCATTTCAAGACTTTTAAAAACTTTTTATACATCAGCCCCATAAGAACGAAGCTCTTCTAAGCACCTTTTTACGGGAGCAAAAGATTTTCGATGTTCTTCTATGGGACCTAAACGTCGAAGAGCGTCCATGTGTTCACGTGTCCCATACCCTTTATGACGAGAAAAGCCATAAGCAGGATACTTCTTATCCAAAGAAATCATTTCTCCATCTCGTATAACCTTTGCCACAATAGATGCCGCACTAATACATTTTACCTTATTATCTCCCTGTTCTATAGCTCTTTGTGTTAATGACATATTTGGTATTGTCATATTTCCATCAATAAGGAAAATTGCTGTATAGGAACTTTTTTTAATTCGCATATCTTTAGAAGCGGTGAGATTTTTTTTCCAATCAGAAATAGCTTTTTTCATTGCCAAAAAAGTTGCTTGAAGGATATTTATTCGATCTATTGTCTCTGGAGAAACCTTTCCTACCCCTAAAATAAAATTATCAGCGATAAAATGAGAAAGAATTTCTCGTTTCGATTCTGAAAGCTTCTTTGAATCACGTATCGATGCCCATAGATTTCTTTCTTCCGAATTCCATTTGCACTCTCGAGCCACAAGAGATGCTGCGCATACCACAACTGAACCAACAAGAGGCCCCCTCCCCACCTCATCAACACCAACAACAAAATCAGAACCATTTCGAAGGTATTCTTTCTCTAAAAACCAAGGATTATTCTCTTCTTTTATTGTCATGTCTTTTATAGTATCATACAAAATCAAATTACAAATATATGGTATTATAAACTTCTCTAGAAATTTTTCTTTTGAAAGCAATGTTTTATTTATACAGCTATGAAACCATTCGTACATCTCCACACACATTCACATTATTCACTTTTAGATGGACTTGGGAAAATCGATGAGCTTTTAGATCGAGCTCAAGAACTTGGCATGACCGCTATGGCACTTACAGATCATGCTAATATTTATGGTGCAGTGGAGTGGTGTATTATGGCAAAGGCCCGTGGAATAAAACCCATTATCGGATGCGAAATGTATATTTGCCATGATATGTATAGCCATGGAAATTCTTCTGATGATAAACTTCGCTACCATCTCGTCCTCCTGGTTGAAAACGAAACAGGTTATAAAAATCTTCTCAAACTCATTACACTCTCAAATTTGGAAGGATTTCATATAAAACCTCGTATAGATAATAAACTTCTAAAAAAACATCATGAAGGCCTCATAGCTCTTTCTGGCTGTCAAAAAGGAGAAATTCCTAGCGCACTTGCCTCGGGAGATACCAAAAAAGCGCTTTCCATTGCGAAAGAATATCAAAAGATTTTTGGGAAGGATAATTTTTTCTTAGAACTTCAGGATCATCCGGATCAACAAAAAATAAATGAAGGTCTTCTTGAAATTTCAAAGAAAACAGAAATTCCTGTCGTTGCTACTGAAGACATACATTATATACATTCTCAAGATGCTCCCATACAAGACATTCTTCTTTGCATCCAAACAAACAGAAAAGTATATGAAAAAGATAGGAAAAATTTTGCCAACCAAAACCTTTCCCTAAGAACTCAGGAAGAAATGGCTCAAGCTTTTTCAAAAATTCCTGAAGCCTTAGAAAACACCATAAAAATTGCTGATCGATGTAATTTTCAAATAAAACTTGGAGAAACAGATCTTCCTACCTATCCTATTCCGGAAGGAGAAACAGCAGACTCTTTTTTACGAAAACTTACTCTAGAAGGACTCCGCCGACATTTCAAAGAAGATGAAATAAAAAAAGAGCATCTCGATCGCATGGAATATGAATTAGATATTATACAAAAAACAGGCTATAGCGCCTACTTTCTTATTGTTCAAGATTTCATAAACTGGGCAAAAAATGAAGGTATTATTGTTGGTCCAGGAAGAGGAAGTGCAGCGGGAAGTTTTGTTTCTTATCTTACTGGAATAACTGATATTGACCCCATCAAATATAATCTTCTTTTTGAGCGATTTCTCAATCCCGAGCGTGTTTCTATGCCTGATGTTGATGTTGATTTTGCTGACGATAGAAGAGATGACGTTCTTGACTATTGCCGAGAGAAATATGGCAAAGATCATGTAGCTCATATTATTACATTTGGAACCATGGCAGCGAAAGCAGCTATACGTGACGCAGGAAGAGCTCTTGGACTTCCTTATGATTTCTGTGACAAAACAGCAAAATATATTCCTATGTTTTCCGACATAGAAAAAGCCCTTCAAGATGCTCCTGATTTTAAACGCCTTTATGACACTAACCCAGAGGCTCGAAAACTCATTGATAGCGCAAGGCGTCTTGAGGGAGTTTGTAGACACGCATCAGTTCATGCCTGCGGAATTGTTATTACCCCAAAGCCTGTTTCCGAATACACACCACTTCAACAAGTATCTGGCCATGAGGAATATGTCACTCAATATTCTTCATCTACAAAGACAAGCTATGTAGAAAAGATAGGTCTTCTCAAAATGGACTTTTTAGGTCTTAAAAACCTTACCATTATTCAAAATACCCTTAAAATTATAAAAAAAATTCATGCTGTTGACATACAAATGGCAACGCTCCCTCTCGATGATCCAAAAACATACAAACTCCTTCAAGAAGGCAAAACTACTGGAGTATTTCAACTAGAATCTTCAGGTATGAAGCGGTATCTTAAACTCCTCAAACCTACCGTATTTGAAGATATTATCGCTATGGTAGCTTTGTATCGTCCTGGACCTATGGAGTGGATCCCTGATTTTATCGATGGTAAACACGGGAAGAAAATTATTCAATATATTCACCCAAAACTAGAACCCATACTCAAAGATACGTATGGAGTAGCGGTTTATCAAGAACAAGTCATGAGAATTGCAAGAGATCTAGCTGGTTTTTCTATGGGAGAAGCTGATGTTTTACGAAAAGCTATGGGGAAAAAAATTATAGAGCTTATTCAAGAACAAAAAGAAAAATTTGCAAAACGATGTGTAGAAAATGGTATTTCCGAAGAAATAGCTCGGAAAGTTTTTGCTTTTATCGAACCTTTCGCTGGTTATGGTTTCAATCGAAGTCACGCTGCTTGTTATGGACTTATTGGATACCAAACTGCTTATCTCAAAGCTCATTATCCTGCAGAATTTATGGCAGCCCTTATGACATCCGATCAAGATAATAGCGATCGCATCGCCATTGAAGCTGCAGAATGTCGTGGTATGGGCATACACGTCCTTCCTCCAGATATAAATGAGAGCTTTGAAGAATTCGCTGTTATTCTTCACGAAAAAAAAGAGGAGGATAAAAATCTATCACAAAATGCAAATAAGAATTTACCAAAAAAAGATTTTCAATTTCAAATACCCGTCGAAAGGAAATATATTATTCGTTTTGGACTTAATGCTATAAAAAATGTAGGAAAACCAGTTTCTAAAGAAATCGTAGCTGAACGAAAAAGAAATGGAAGGTTTGTTTCCCTTACAAACTTTGTCGAACGAGTTCATACAAAAGATCTCAATAAAAAATCAATAGAAGCTCTTGCAAAAGTTGGTGCTTTAGAAATGATTTGTGAACGCAATACTATTTTAGGAAATATTGAAAATATTCTTGCTTTTTCAAAATCTAAAAGTAAAGAAAAAGAAAGTAATCAGTCATCTCTTTTTTCTGGAAGTTCTTTCACCCCCCCATCCATTCGTCTCCGAAAGATTGAAGACTCAACACGAT from Candidatus Moraniibacteriota bacterium includes these protein-coding regions:
- a CDS encoding prolyl-tRNA synthetase, which translates into the protein MRQSQLFTKVQREFPKDEISKNAQILIRAGYIHKEMAGVYALLPLGLRVIERIKKIVREEMNSLGSQELLMTSLQRKELWEETNRWDDEKVDVWFKSRLKNNVEIGFGWSHEEPITKMMTHSLESFRDLPVSVYQFQTKLRNELRAKSGIMRGREFLMKDLYSYSRSEEEHQVFYQSVVAAYQRIFQRVGIGEDTFFTFASGGAFTQFSHEFQTITDAGEDFVYLSREKNIAVNEEVFTDEVLSQLDLSREDLIKVKTSEVGNIFSFGGKKCEQLGLYFKDEKGIRQPVVLGSYGIGITRLMGVIVEKFSDEKGLVWPREVSPFDVHLLVLDGTKDDSNIRKTADELYEKLLSEGIDVLYDERNVRAGEKFSESDFLGIPLRIVVSARSLEKGGVEVKKREEDSSTILSFQALMESFKEEGK
- the rseP gene encoding RIP metalloprotease RseP, which gives rise to MFTIIILFLIILSILVFVHELGHFVVARKFGMRVHEFGFGFPPRAIGVVKNPKTGKWTFVGPKVNKLSQTIYSLNWIPLGGFVRIKGEDGGEEKDPDSFTAKPALVRIAVLVAGVSMNFFLAWLIFSFVYMVGTPQSVPDDAKNVEGAVVQISNVSPESPAEKMGLRIGDVVKGLRYTEGIPWVAVNNANDVQEYINKNKGKEIKFWIKRGETDIQFKGVPREHAPEGQGALGIELARTKIISYPWYEAIGKAFMMVFTLIGAILVAFGGLLKTLVTTGSAPADIAGPVGIAFYTKQVADLGFVYVLQFAAILSVNLGIINILPIPALDGGRVLFIILEMIKGSPVSQKFEQITHTVGFVLLLLLMVIVTFFDFIRFDIIGKLFS
- the frr gene encoding ribosome recycling factor, giving the protein MNNDFLKECEGVIVFAREEFAKIRTGRANASLVQDLRVDAYGSLTPLNQLATISVPEPRTIAISPWDKQVLASIEKAVRNSDVGITPLNDGNTIRLILPTLNEETRKDLVKKVNVKAEEARIRVRTIRENYLRGVDSKEESGEISEDEKFSQRKDIQKYVDEYNQKIESIRSEKEKEVMTV
- the rplL gene encoding 50S ribosomal protein L7/L12, with product MSKVQEEVKDSEEEVIVPAKFQKLVSEIESMSVLDLSELVKVLEKKFGVSASAPMAVAMVAGAGEAAVVEEKTEFDIELTSAGAQKIAVIKVVREITGLGLKEAKDLVDASPKVIKESVKKEEAEEMKKKIEAAGGTADLK
- a CDS encoding 50S ribosomal protein L10 — encoded protein: MIVGFHNFCEYKSRRGVESLFDKQHPHGKEGVFIFKGNALMMTRQQKEVLVREVSEAVKKSKSLIFVDFQGLSVSDADIMKKDLRKSGVEYRVMKKKLFNRSIKEAGLNISVLDFKGQFGIAFSLEDEISAAKVLYDFSKKGDKISLVGGILEGKALNQEDVVALAKIPSKQELLARLVGSINAPVSQFVGVLSGTSRSFVLALKAIAEQKS
- the rpsP gene encoding 30S ribosomal protein S16 — protein: MLIIRFNRTGRKSQSFFRLVVQEQAIAPGGRHVEVVGSWNPHKKEGVFKNERIMHWIKNGAQCSDSVHNLLVSQKIIEGKKRSLSIERPKSEEVPAETVENSAPAKSV
- the greA gene encoding transcription elongation factor GreA, with amino-acid sequence MTDRFITQEGLEKIRKELNERKTTLRKEIAVAIKEAKEQGDLSENAEYAAARQRQSENEARIIELEMMMKTVRVVDQKGDGSNVSFGSTLTVKREDTGTAMTFRIVGTNEADPASGKISNESPIGRAFEGKSEGELVSVDTPSGKVVYKIISVE
- a CDS encoding ribonuclease HII, which codes for MTIKEENNPWFLEKEYLRNGSDFVVGVDEVGRGPLVGSVVVCAASLVARECKWNSEERNLWASIRDSKKLSESKREILSHFIADNFILGVGKVSPETIDRINILQATFLAMKKAISDWKKNLTASKDMRIKKSSYTAIFLIDGNMTIPNMSLTQRAIEQGDNKVKCISAASIVAKVIRDGEMISLDKKYPAYGFSRHKGYGTREHMDALRRLGPIEEHRKSFAPVKRCLEELRSYGADV
- a CDS encoding DNA polymerase III subunit alpha, which codes for MKPFVHLHTHSHYSLLDGLGKIDELLDRAQELGMTAMALTDHANIYGAVEWCIMAKARGIKPIIGCEMYICHDMYSHGNSSDDKLRYHLVLLVENETGYKNLLKLITLSNLEGFHIKPRIDNKLLKKHHEGLIALSGCQKGEIPSALASGDTKKALSIAKEYQKIFGKDNFFLELQDHPDQQKINEGLLEISKKTEIPVVATEDIHYIHSQDAPIQDILLCIQTNRKVYEKDRKNFANQNLSLRTQEEMAQAFSKIPEALENTIKIADRCNFQIKLGETDLPTYPIPEGETADSFLRKLTLEGLRRHFKEDEIKKEHLDRMEYELDIIQKTGYSAYFLIVQDFINWAKNEGIIVGPGRGSAAGSFVSYLTGITDIDPIKYNLLFERFLNPERVSMPDVDVDFADDRRDDVLDYCREKYGKDHVAHIITFGTMAAKAAIRDAGRALGLPYDFCDKTAKYIPMFSDIEKALQDAPDFKRLYDTNPEARKLIDSARRLEGVCRHASVHACGIVITPKPVSEYTPLQQVSGHEEYVTQYSSSTKTSYVEKIGLLKMDFLGLKNLTIIQNTLKIIKKIHAVDIQMATLPLDDPKTYKLLQEGKTTGVFQLESSGMKRYLKLLKPTVFEDIIAMVALYRPGPMEWIPDFIDGKHGKKIIQYIHPKLEPILKDTYGVAVYQEQVMRIARDLAGFSMGEADVLRKAMGKKIIELIQEQKEKFAKRCVENGISEEIARKVFAFIEPFAGYGFNRSHAACYGLIGYQTAYLKAHYPAEFMAALMTSDQDNSDRIAIEAAECRGMGIHVLPPDINESFEEFAVILHEKKEEDKNLSQNANKNLPKKDFQFQIPVERKYIIRFGLNAIKNVGKPVSKEIVAERKRNGRFVSLTNFVERVHTKDLNKKSIEALAKVGALEMICERNTILGNIENILAFSKSKSKEKESNQSSLFSGSSFTPPSIRLRKIEDSTRFQKLRWERELLGLYVSDHPTSEYKEYLDMMCPPIHGLNLSDNDKSVRIGGVIQAVKEIHLKDKKTMAFVTLENTTGSIEALVFPKTYKKTKETWTSGSLVIIDGKISTKDGECKLITNSVAPLQRDALEMINRIKATRAMYHQDTQKEPASISSQQTTHQKITSENEVLPSFIEEKDNVLIIFIPENTSKKTLEELSLYLQTCPKGEMLIFLKLKNKTIKTSFSLSFDDTHKKNIQNILSQ